A genome region from Psychrilyobacter piezotolerans includes the following:
- the dcm gene encoding DNA (cytosine-5-)-methyltransferase: MKYKVGSLFAGVGGVCLGFKRASEHFELTFANEMDKDACKTYKANFNHSLIEGDIEKILNPEIVRKEREFLLERSEELKKIGATELEFDIKIVKDAVKKLDSPFFVAKAMKGGFELTDSIQKKIVKNNYSEEKFKDCVELQLILNNLVNYTEDKTEIKYQEFKKKNIEITKEKIDILTGGFPCQAFSIAGDRKGFSDHRGELFYSVINLVNQLETKGHGKPRVLFLENVKNLVSHEKGQTFKIIQEEIEKLGYTIKYKVLNTYKYTDLPQNRERIFVICFLNKADSEAFGSFEDIQVSDKSREELKEIMSKTLDYSITKESNPEFYYTKEKYPNYFMTQEEFENSDRKEKINLNEDMQDLYEIYQIRRGMYVRKNQSGVCPTLTANMGTGGHNVPLIKVYDGIRKLSPKDCFNLQGFRIGESYILPKEVKNASLYKQSGNAVSVDVIELIAKKIEQTFIKNKTKESIAMTFLKEKEKEINKIINNKKTEEEIKKFIKKLAKECFDVL, encoded by the coding sequence ATGAAATATAAAGTAGGAAGTTTGTTTGCGGGAGTTGGAGGAGTTTGTCTTGGTTTTAAAAGGGCCAGCGAACATTTTGAATTAACCTTTGCAAATGAAATGGATAAAGATGCATGTAAAACTTATAAAGCAAATTTCAATCATAGTTTGATAGAGGGAGATATTGAAAAAATACTCAATCCAGAGATTGTAAGGAAGGAAAGAGAATTTTTATTAGAGAGATCTGAAGAGCTTAAAAAAATTGGTGCAACTGAACTTGAGTTTGATATAAAAATAGTAAAAGATGCTGTGAAAAAGCTGGATAGCCCTTTCTTTGTTGCTAAAGCTATGAAAGGTGGATTTGAGCTGACAGACAGCATTCAAAAAAAAATAGTAAAAAATAATTATTCAGAAGAAAAATTTAAAGATTGTGTAGAATTACAATTAATCCTTAATAATTTAGTTAATTATACAGAAGATAAAACTGAGATAAAATATCAAGAATTTAAAAAGAAAAATATAGAAATTACAAAAGAAAAAATAGATATTCTTACTGGTGGATTTCCATGCCAAGCTTTTTCTATAGCAGGAGATAGAAAAGGATTTTCTGACCATAGAGGAGAATTGTTTTACAGTGTAATTAATCTTGTAAACCAACTGGAAACAAAGGGACATGGCAAGCCGAGAGTTTTATTTCTTGAAAATGTAAAAAATCTTGTAAGCCATGAAAAAGGCCAGACTTTTAAAATTATCCAAGAAGAAATAGAAAAATTAGGTTATACAATAAAATATAAAGTTTTAAATACTTATAAATATACCGATCTTCCTCAAAACAGGGAAAGAATCTTTGTAATTTGTTTTTTAAATAAAGCTGATTCGGAAGCTTTCGGGTCATTTGAAGATATTCAAGTATCAGATAAAAGCAGGGAAGAATTAAAAGAAATAATGAGTAAAACATTGGATTATAGTATAACAAAAGAGAGTAATCCAGAATTTTACTATACTAAAGAAAAATATCCAAATTATTTTATGACTCAAGAAGAATTTGAAAATAGTGACAGGAAAGAAAAAATTAATTTAAATGAAGATATGCAGGATTTATATGAAATTTATCAAATTAGAAGAGGTATGTATGTCAGAAAAAATCAATCTGGAGTATGCCCAACATTAACAGCTAATATGGGAACAGGCGGGCATAATGTACCTTTGATTAAAGTTTATGACGGCATAAGAAAGTTATCTCCTAAGGATTGTTTTAATCTCCAAGGATTTAGAATAGGTGAAAGTTATATATTACCGAAAGAAGTAAAAAATGCATCTCTTTACAAGCAGTCTGGGAATGCTGTTTCAGTCGATGTAATAGAACTGATAGCTAAAAAAATAGAGCAGACTTTCATTAAAAATAAGACTAAAGAGTCTATAGCAATGACTTTTTTAAAAGAAAAAGAAAAAGAAATAAACAAAATTATAAATAATAAAAAAACTGAAGAAGAAATTAAAAAATTTATTAAAAAATTAGCAAAAGAATGTTTTGACGTTTTATAA
- a CDS encoding ATP-binding protein: MREEVVKPNLSNFIKSLRDVGYNFNIAIADILDNSIDANAKNIKINIELKPQPKILILDNGFGMNEEELVEAMRLASKDPNKNRGGKALGKFGLGLKTASFSQGKKLTVISKKGNKINARVWDLNHIEETNEWYLLTPQLDYDSTEFYNELTLQESGTLVIIEEIDRYEEDEYENLIYSLRNHLSMTFHRFLDNKNSRRKVNISLNNNPLESFDPFNSENFATQDLGEEKLKVYDEDIKIKPYILPHHSKISQQDYDKYGTEEGYTKTQGFYVYRANRLLIHGTWLGLHKISDSHKLVRIMIDIPNNQDSYWGIDIKKSTAKPVKAISKELKRIIKNVTAKGSRPYTGRGKRITDKNIEKFWDLIPDGDNIKFGLKKKHPIYSELLNTFDEKQKNLFNLFVNGIESYLPLPLIQAHLNDNPHKIKQKNNEEISEAIQKLIDMGVSPELIEAIKKTELKGEMTDVREKNSEK; encoded by the coding sequence ATGAGAGAAGAAGTTGTAAAACCAAATCTAAGTAATTTTATAAAATCTCTTAGAGATGTTGGATATAATTTTAATATTGCAATAGCTGATATATTAGATAATAGTATTGATGCTAATGCTAAAAATATAAAGATAAATATAGAGTTAAAACCACAACCTAAAATTTTAATATTGGATAATGGTTTTGGAATGAATGAGGAAGAATTAGTAGAGGCTATGAGATTAGCTTCTAAAGATCCAAATAAAAATAGGGGTGGAAAGGCCTTAGGTAAGTTTGGACTAGGATTAAAAACAGCCTCGTTTTCTCAAGGGAAAAAGCTAACAGTTATAAGTAAGAAAGGTAATAAAATAAATGCAAGGGTATGGGATTTAAATCATATAGAAGAAACAAATGAATGGTATTTATTAACCCCTCAATTAGATTATGATTCTACAGAATTTTATAATGAATTAACCTTACAAGAATCAGGAACTTTAGTAATTATAGAAGAGATTGATAGGTATGAAGAGGATGAATACGAAAATTTAATTTACTCTTTAAGAAATCACTTATCTATGACATTCCATAGATTCTTAGATAATAAAAATTCTAGAAGGAAAGTAAATATCTCTTTAAATAATAATCCTTTAGAATCTTTTGACCCATTTAATTCAGAAAACTTTGCAACACAAGATCTAGGAGAGGAAAAATTAAAAGTTTATGACGAAGATATAAAGATAAAACCATATATACTTCCTCATCATAGCAAAATTAGTCAGCAAGATTACGACAAATATGGAACTGAAGAGGGATATACTAAAACTCAAGGTTTTTATGTATATAGAGCTAACAGACTTTTAATCCATGGAACATGGTTAGGCTTACATAAAATATCTGATTCACATAAATTAGTTAGAATAATGATTGATATTCCTAATAATCAAGATAGTTATTGGGGAATTGATATAAAAAAATCTACTGCCAAACCCGTAAAAGCAATATCTAAAGAGTTAAAGAGAATAATTAAAAATGTCACAGCAAAGGGATCAAGGCCTTATACTGGAAGAGGAAAAAGAATTACGGATAAAAATATAGAAAAATTTTGGGATTTAATACCAGATGGAGACAATATAAAGTTTGGATTGAAAAAAAAACACCCTATATATTCAGAATTATTAAATACCTTTGATGAAAAACAAAAAAACTTATTTAATCTTTTTGTTAATGGTATTGAGTCTTATTTACCTTTACCACTTATACAAGCTCATCTAAATGATAACCCACACAAGATAAAGCAGAAAAATAATGAAGAAATATCTGAAGCTATACAAAAATTAATAGATATGGGAGTATCCCCTGAATTGATTGAAGCTATTAAAAAGACAGAACTTAAAGGAGAAATGACTGATGTCCGCGAAAAAAATTCTGAAAAATAA
- a CDS encoding crossover junction endodeoxyribonuclease RuvC, translating to MYVTKSGKKYHRESCRYNKNTTAMSVGEARGIGLEACMVCKPY from the coding sequence GTGTATGTAACCAAGAGTGGTAAGAAGTACCATAGAGAGAGTTGCAGGTATAACAAGAATACTACAGCTATGAGTGTAGGAGAGGCTAGAGGAATAGGATTAGAAGCTTGTATGGTTTGTAAGCCGTATTGA
- a CDS encoding very short patch repair endonuclease: MDNLTPEQRTKNMKAIKSKDTKAEVMLRKALWKKGYRYFKNYKKLPGKPDIVFSKKKTVIFVDGEFWHGFDWENRKQDIKSNREYWIPKIERNMQRDKEIQGKLEDAGWIVLRFWSKNVLKNLDECVKKVEKMLNKKL; the protein is encoded by the coding sequence ATGGATAATTTGACACCCGAGCAAAGAACAAAGAATATGAAAGCCATAAAATCGAAGGATACAAAGGCTGAAGTCATGCTGAGAAAAGCTCTTTGGAAAAAAGGATATAGATATTTTAAAAATTATAAAAAATTACCAGGAAAACCTGATATTGTTTTTTCAAAAAAGAAAACAGTTATTTTTGTTGACGGAGAATTCTGGCACGGATTTGACTGGGAGAATAGAAAGCAAGATATTAAGAGCAATCGTGAATACTGGATTCCGAAGATAGAAAGAAATATGCAGAGGGATAAGGAAATTCAAGGAAAATTAGAGGATGCAGGGTGGATTGTATTGAGGTTTTGGAGTAAAAATGTACTGAAAAACTTGGATGAGTGTGTAAAAAAAGTGGAGAAAATGCTGAATAAAAAGCTATAA
- a CDS encoding NgoFVII family restriction endonuclease, producing MADIIWNKFLKEEKEEYIQYLEIFGALSGLFKDNKEGANARKPYLYYRNHEQLFTRIFSVDDLARKNSAFDALGTWKNDRVGIGLKTWMHTRDHTYQKVAEFNKLAPDFIAPLIEKGTPEQVIKKVSEFRNERIMLDKRLYKTDRDVYHYITRDDDIMNIVEAPYDLIDIDSLELIDTNGKTYNFKDKKNEYKFYRSKSVLQKKFDASKGEIIAQIKIEQFDDPFELIRMIELPKKNKETIFEEIYLPLYQDKKDGGIVSDCSGVNIRHAKSKNKGSNTPRPEYEIEIRISTWIHRVFPKFFGIDAFDSEAVKLSDFDLILPDGRVLRGRIKQQNGKSLQTNPQGALGEWILNDVLGLKNREVATMELLNELGIDSLKITKLDNEHFKITVAETGAYEKFKLDNIDNIDKAGLKGNQRPYIREDLVQELLSEDIEE from the coding sequence ATGGCGGATATTATTTGGAATAAATTTTTAAAGGAAGAAAAAGAAGAATATATTCAGTATTTGGAAATATTCGGGGCTTTAAGTGGTTTATTTAAAGATAATAAAGAAGGGGCGAATGCCAGAAAGCCGTATTTATATTACAGAAATCATGAACAACTTTTTACTAGAATTTTTAGTGTAGATGATTTAGCTAGAAAAAATAGTGCTTTTGATGCACTTGGAACCTGGAAAAATGATAGAGTGGGAATTGGTCTTAAAACATGGATGCATACAAGAGACCATACATATCAAAAGGTAGCTGAGTTTAATAAATTAGCTCCAGACTTTATAGCACCACTAATAGAGAAGGGTACACCAGAGCAAGTTATAAAGAAGGTTTCAGAATTTAGAAATGAACGTATAATGCTTGATAAACGTTTATATAAAACAGATAGAGATGTATATCATTACATCACTCGTGATGATGATATTATGAATATTGTAGAAGCACCGTATGATTTAATAGATATTGACAGCCTTGAGCTTATTGACACTAATGGAAAAACCTATAATTTCAAAGATAAAAAAAATGAATATAAATTTTATAGAAGTAAGAGTGTATTACAGAAAAAATTTGATGCTTCAAAAGGGGAAATAATAGCACAGATTAAAATCGAACAATTTGATGATCCTTTTGAGCTTATAAGAATGATTGAACTTCCTAAAAAAAATAAAGAAACTATATTTGAAGAAATATACCTTCCTCTTTATCAAGATAAAAAAGATGGAGGAATCGTCTCAGATTGCTCCGGTGTAAATATTCGACATGCAAAATCTAAGAATAAAGGAAGTAATACACCGCGTCCAGAGTATGAAATAGAAATTAGAATCAGCACTTGGATACATAGAGTTTTCCCAAAGTTTTTTGGTATAGATGCTTTTGATAGTGAGGCTGTTAAATTAAGTGACTTTGATTTGATTTTACCTGATGGAAGAGTATTGAGAGGAAGAATAAAGCAGCAAAACGGGAAAAGTTTACAAACCAATCCTCAAGGTGCACTTGGAGAATGGATACTTAATGATGTATTAGGTCTTAAAAATAGAGAAGTTGCAACTATGGAACTACTAAATGAGCTCGGGATTGACAGTTTAAAGATAACTAAACTAGACAATGAACATTTTAAAATTACAGTTGCTGAAACAGGAGCTTATGAGAAGTTTAAATTAGATAATATTGATAATATAGATAAAGCTGGACTTAAAGGCAATCAGAGACCTTATATAAGAGAAGACTTAGTGCAAGAGCTATTATCAGAAGATATTGAAGAATAA
- a CDS encoding DUF4268 domain-containing protein: MLGKLEKVELRDVWKHEAIDFTKWLAKEKNIDLLSDTIGIDIEVIETEASVGSFNVDILARDSSTDSKIIIENQLERTDHDHLGKIITYASGYDAETIIWLVKDAKDEHKKAIEWLNNHLDEKINMFLIRIEVWKIGDSQPAPRFSVLESPNNWAKVIKSSSNSGKRELTDTKKLQLEFWTNLKEYGEDNYSSLKFRTVRSQNCYNLSAGSSLYYILLTENSKTKQLGVGIYIYRDKDCYRNFFEKKREIEKELEFNLEWQELIDKKASKIIIYKEFDIKNKESWVEGYNWLLDKAQKMKLVFGKNK, from the coding sequence ATGTTAGGAAAATTAGAAAAAGTTGAATTAAGAGATGTATGGAAACATGAAGCTATTGATTTTACCAAGTGGCTCGCAAAAGAGAAAAATATAGATCTTCTATCAGATACAATTGGAATAGATATAGAAGTGATAGAAACAGAGGCAAGTGTAGGTTCATTTAATGTAGATATATTAGCAAGGGATAGTAGTACAGATAGTAAGATAATTATAGAAAATCAACTAGAAAGAACGGATCATGATCATCTAGGAAAGATAATCACCTATGCCTCAGGATATGATGCAGAGACTATTATATGGTTAGTTAAAGATGCGAAGGATGAACATAAAAAGGCGATAGAATGGTTAAATAATCATTTAGATGAGAAGATTAATATGTTTTTAATAAGAATAGAAGTTTGGAAAATAGGAGATTCACAACCTGCTCCAAGGTTTAGTGTTCTAGAAAGTCCAAACAATTGGGCTAAAGTTATTAAGAGCAGCTCTAATAGTGGGAAAAGAGAATTAACAGATACCAAAAAGCTTCAACTAGAATTTTGGACAAACTTAAAAGAATATGGAGAAGATAATTATTCAAGTCTGAAGTTTCGAACTGTAAGATCTCAGAATTGCTATAATCTTTCTGCTGGAAGTAGTTTATATTATATACTTTTAACTGAAAATTCTAAAACGAAACAATTGGGTGTTGGAATTTATATTTATCGGGATAAAGATTGTTATCGTAATTTTTTTGAAAAAAAGAGAGAAATAGAAAAAGAATTGGAATTTAATTTAGAGTGGCAAGAACTCATTGATAAGAAAGCAAGCAAAATAATTATATATAAAGAATTTGATATTAAAAACAAAGAAAGTTGGGTAGAAGGATATAATTGGTTGTTGGATAAAGCTCAAAAAATGAAATTAGTTTTTGGTAAAAATAAGTAA